Proteins encoded by one window of Vibrio panuliri:
- the crr gene encoding PTS glucose transporter subunit IIA: MGLFDKLKKLVSDDSADVGAIEIIAPLSGEIVNIEDVPDVVFAEKIVGDGIAIKPAGDKMVAPVNGTIGKIFETNHAFSIESDDGVELFVHFGIDTVELKGEGFKRIAEEGQAVKAGDTIIEFDLALLEEKAKSTLTPVVISNMDEIKELNKLSGAVTVGETPVLRVTK, translated from the coding sequence ATGGGTCTGTTTGACAAACTTAAGAAGCTAGTATCTGATGACAGCGCTGATGTTGGTGCAATTGAGATCATCGCACCTCTATCTGGTGAAATCGTAAACATCGAAGATGTGCCAGATGTAGTTTTCGCTGAGAAAATCGTTGGTGACGGTATCGCGATTAAACCAGCAGGCGACAAGATGGTAGCTCCAGTTAACGGTACTATCGGTAAGATCTTCGAAACTAACCACGCATTCTCTATCGAATCTGACGATGGCGTTGAGCTATTCGTTCACTTCGGTATCGACACTGTTGAACTGAAAGGCGAAGGCTTCAAGCGTATCGCTGAAGAAGGTCAAGCTGTTAAAGCTGGCGACACAATCATTGAGTTCGATCTAGCTCTTCTAGAAGAGAAAGCTAAGTCTACTCTAACTCCTGTAGTTATCTCTAACATGGACGAAATCAAAGAGCTTAACAAGCTTTCTGGTGCCGTGACTGTTGGTGAAACGCCAGTACTACGTGTAACTAAGTAA
- a CDS encoding 2-octaprenyl-3-methyl-6-methoxy-1,4-benzoquinol hydroxylase — MNKFDIAVIGGGMVGAAVALGFAKQGRQVVMVEGQAPQPYSAEQPMDIRVSAISHHSVQILTELGAWSAIEASRVCPYRRLETWEHPECRTRFHADELGLEQLGYIVENRLIQLGLWQQFEQYPNLTVICPDSLASMVIGDDVQITLASGAQISAQWVVGADGANSQVRQQAGIGITAWDYRQHCMLINVETEHEQQDITWQQFHPSGPRSFLPLCGKQGSLVWYDSPKRIKQLSAMSQAQLRDEVLAYFPQELGDIRVLQHGSFPLTRRHAQQYVKNRCILVGDSAHTINPLAGQGVNLGFKDVDALLAVTKGESLSSEVFACYQRKRHADNLLMQSGMDVFYKGFSNDVAPLKLLRNAALKIADKAGPLKQQVLKYALGL, encoded by the coding sequence ATGAACAAGTTTGATATTGCTGTGATCGGTGGTGGCATGGTCGGTGCCGCTGTTGCGCTTGGGTTTGCCAAGCAAGGAAGACAAGTTGTGATGGTGGAAGGTCAAGCTCCTCAGCCTTATTCCGCCGAACAACCGATGGATATCCGTGTGTCAGCGATATCCCATCACTCTGTTCAAATTCTTACTGAACTAGGCGCTTGGTCGGCCATTGAAGCCAGCAGAGTTTGCCCTTATCGTCGTCTTGAAACGTGGGAGCATCCTGAGTGTCGCACGCGATTTCATGCCGATGAACTTGGGCTTGAGCAGTTAGGGTATATTGTTGAAAACCGTCTGATCCAGCTTGGTTTATGGCAGCAATTCGAGCAGTACCCCAATTTAACGGTGATCTGCCCAGATTCACTGGCGTCGATGGTCATTGGTGATGATGTGCAAATAACGCTAGCTTCTGGTGCCCAAATTTCAGCGCAGTGGGTAGTGGGGGCTGATGGTGCGAATTCACAAGTGCGTCAGCAGGCAGGTATTGGTATTACTGCTTGGGATTATCGCCAGCACTGTATGTTGATTAATGTTGAAACTGAACATGAACAACAAGATATCACTTGGCAACAGTTCCATCCATCTGGCCCTAGGTCCTTCCTGCCGCTTTGCGGTAAGCAAGGCTCTCTGGTTTGGTATGATTCTCCGAAACGTATCAAGCAGCTTAGTGCGATGAGTCAAGCGCAATTGCGAGATGAGGTGTTAGCGTACTTCCCACAAGAGTTAGGCGATATTAGAGTGTTGCAGCATGGTTCATTCCCACTGACTCGTCGTCATGCCCAGCAGTATGTTAAGAATCGATGTATTTTGGTTGGTGACTCAGCCCATACGATTAATCCGCTTGCAGGGCAGGGGGTTAATTTGGGTTTTAAAGATGTCGATGCGTTGTTAGCTGTCACCAAAGGTGAGTCGCTTAGCAGTGAGGTTTTTGCTTGTTACCAACGTAAACGTCATGCAGATAACTTGCTGATGCAATCTGGAATGGATGTTTTCTATAAAGGATTTAGCAATGATGTCGCACCGCTTAAATTGTTGCGTAATGCGGCACTGAAGATCGCTGACAAAGCGGGGCCGTTAAAACAGCAAGTACTTAAGTATGCTCTAGGGCTTTAA